Proteins from a single region of Phaeacidiphilus oryzae TH49:
- a CDS encoding NADH-quinone oxidoreductase subunit B family protein, protein MTTSTPVTAPRPEPDAGHRAPRLAVWKFSSCDGCQLTLLDAEDELLPLAGRVEIAYFLEASRHQEPGPYDLSLVEGSIATPEDEERIRRVRADSRYLVVIGACATAGGIQALRNLADVKEYARTVYARPDYIRTLDRSRPVSDYVPVDFELRGCPIDKGQLLEVVCAFLAGRRPDIPDQSVCFACKARGTVCVTTAHGIPCLGPVTHAGCGAICPAYGRGCYGCFGPVTGARTDALLPLLRRDGLGEREIVRFYRTFNAEAPAFAAAARRAGGQDEAGERDRAGERDRAGEEDSASEHEESEGEGGAA, encoded by the coding sequence CCGCGCACCGCGGCTCGCCGTGTGGAAGTTCTCCTCCTGCGACGGCTGCCAGCTCACCCTGCTGGACGCCGAGGACGAGCTGCTGCCGCTGGCCGGCCGGGTGGAGATCGCCTACTTCCTGGAGGCGAGCCGGCACCAGGAGCCGGGGCCCTACGACCTGTCGCTGGTCGAGGGGTCGATCGCGACGCCGGAGGACGAGGAGCGGATCCGCCGGGTCCGCGCCGACTCCCGGTACCTGGTGGTGATCGGCGCCTGCGCAACCGCCGGCGGCATCCAGGCGCTGCGCAACCTCGCCGACGTGAAGGAGTACGCGCGGACGGTGTACGCCCGGCCGGACTACATCCGCACCCTGGACCGCTCGCGTCCGGTCTCCGACTACGTCCCGGTCGACTTCGAGCTGCGCGGCTGTCCGATCGACAAGGGCCAGCTCCTTGAGGTGGTCTGCGCGTTCCTCGCCGGACGGCGGCCGGACATCCCGGACCAGAGCGTCTGCTTCGCCTGCAAGGCGCGCGGCACGGTGTGCGTCACCACCGCCCACGGGATCCCCTGCCTCGGGCCGGTCACCCACGCCGGCTGCGGCGCCATCTGCCCGGCGTACGGGCGGGGCTGCTACGGCTGCTTCGGTCCGGTGACCGGCGCGCGTACCGACGCGCTGCTGCCGCTGCTGCGCCGGGACGGGCTCGGCGAACGGGAGATCGTCCGGTTCTACCGCACCTTCAACGCCGAGGCCCCGGCCTTCGCCGCCGCGGCCCGCCGGGCCGGCGGTCAGGACGAGGCCGGCGAGCGGGACAGGGCCGGCGAGCGGGACAGGGCCGGCGAAGAAGACAGCGCATCGGAGCACGAGGAGAGCGAAGGGGAGGGCGGAGCCGCATGA
- a CDS encoding Ni/Fe hydrogenase subunit alpha, protein MTHRSERLLGVSALARVEGEGAMRVTVRDGRVEDVRLSIYEPPRFFEAFLRGRAWTEPPDITARICGICPVAYQLTACAAIEDACGVAVHREEPGIAALRRLLYCGEWIESHTLHVYLLHAPDFLGLPDALTLARTERATVERGLRLKKAGNDLLETLGGRAIHPVNVRLGGFHRLPTGAELARLERQLTQARRDAEEALEWVGGFDFPELEIEHALLALSEPDRYAIDTGTPLAEPGGAFPVRDFERHVTEHQVAHSTALQADLDGRRHLCGPLARWNLNHRRLPAAVQAAAAGAGLGGRCTNPFRSIVVRAAEVLWAVDESLRIIADYRPPSRPHLEVPPRAGIGYAATEAPRGTLYHRYELDAEGGVRSAVIVPPTAQNQRAVESDLRDFVQARLDLDDAELTRQCEQAIRNYDPCISCAAHFLDLTVDRG, encoded by the coding sequence ATGACGCACCGCAGCGAGCGACTGCTCGGCGTCAGCGCACTGGCGCGGGTGGAGGGCGAGGGGGCGATGCGGGTCACCGTCCGCGACGGCCGGGTGGAGGACGTGCGGCTGAGCATCTACGAGCCGCCGCGCTTCTTCGAGGCCTTCCTGCGCGGCCGGGCCTGGACGGAACCGCCCGACATCACCGCCCGGATCTGCGGCATCTGCCCGGTCGCCTACCAGCTCACCGCCTGCGCGGCGATCGAGGACGCCTGCGGGGTGGCGGTGCACCGGGAGGAGCCCGGGATCGCCGCCCTGCGCCGGCTGCTCTACTGCGGCGAATGGATCGAGAGCCACACCCTCCACGTCTACCTGCTGCACGCCCCCGACTTCCTCGGTCTGCCGGACGCCCTCACCCTGGCCCGCACCGAACGGGCCACCGTGGAGCGCGGACTGCGGCTGAAGAAGGCAGGCAACGACCTGCTGGAGACCCTCGGCGGGCGCGCCATCCACCCGGTCAACGTCCGCCTCGGCGGCTTCCACCGGCTGCCCACCGGTGCCGAACTCGCCCGTTTGGAACGTCAGTTGACGCAGGCCCGGCGGGACGCCGAGGAGGCCCTGGAGTGGGTCGGCGGCTTCGACTTCCCCGAGCTGGAGATCGAACACGCGCTGCTCGCCCTCAGCGAGCCGGACCGCTACGCGATCGACACCGGCACCCCGCTCGCCGAGCCCGGCGGCGCCTTCCCGGTCCGCGACTTCGAGCGGCATGTGACGGAGCACCAGGTCGCCCACTCCACCGCCCTCCAGGCGGACCTGGACGGCCGCCGCCACCTGTGCGGGCCGCTCGCCCGCTGGAACCTCAACCACCGCAGACTGCCGGCGGCCGTCCAGGCCGCGGCCGCCGGCGCCGGCCTCGGCGGCCGCTGCACCAACCCCTTCCGCTCCATCGTGGTCAGGGCCGCCGAGGTGCTGTGGGCGGTGGACGAGTCGCTGCGGATCATCGCCGACTACCGCCCGCCGAGCCGCCCGCACCTGGAGGTCCCGCCGCGGGCCGGGATCGGGTACGCGGCCACCGAGGCACCCCGGGGCACCCTCTACCACCGCTACGAGCTGGACGCCGAGGGCGGCGTCCGCTCCGCGGTGATCGTCCCGCCGACCGCGCAGAACCAGCGCGCCGTCGAGTCCGACCTCCGCGACTTCGTCCAGGCCCGGCTGGATCTCGACGACGCCGAGCTGACCCGGCAGTGCGAGCAGGCGATCCGCAACTACGACCCGTGCATCTCCTGCGCCGCGCACTTCCTCGACCTCACCGTGGACCGGGGGTGA
- the hypF gene encoding carbamoyltransferase HypF, translating into MTNRRPPSREVSREERAVRLVEVFGTVQGVGYRPFVHRLATELGLDGWVRNEDGHLVGLVAGPPEAVRRFADGLRSQAPPLARVDRVHCTEPARAGSRSGGRFPMPSTAGAGFSVLPSVPRAARPQPGGAPALREIPPDTATCPDCLRELLDPADRRYRYPFVNCTACGPRATIIDDLPYDRARTAMHGFPLCDACAAEYADPADRRFHAEPVACPACGPRLEWRAEGGPFAPAGRAYREAALAAAEDAIAAGAIVALKGLGGYQLVCDAGRPAAVRRLRALKHRPAKPFAVMVRDLDAASALSALLPPEARTLLASPARPIVLVPRRPGTALAAGVHPGVSRVGLFLPATPLHHLLLRDLARPLVVTSGNRADEPIAIDDQDALERLSGIADGFLGHDRPIRARYDDSVVQLAAGAPAVLRRARGYAPAPLPLPVPAAEPVLAMGAQLKHTFAVAHGPAAVLSPHLGDLADEDTREAFRLTRRRLGALLGCPPPRIAAHDLHPGYTSTSIAVAGRPASARVPVQHHHAHLAACAAEHGLTGRFIGVAYDGLGYGDDGTLWGGEILLADLGGYRRLGRFARAPLPGGESAVRRPGRTALGHLLGLEPLGGPALLPEALAEAGARLLDGGSGPALMRMIRRGVNCPQASSAGRLFDTAAALLGLAGETVGYEGEAAIAVEEAARSQPASVAALPWRLSRTGLAPDGRPDGLWVYDPAPTLAALLDGVATGRPAGPLAAAFHSALVEATCALVGEAVRETGLDTVCLSGGCFANGRLLQGVSDSLAREGLRVLSPRQVPCGDGGISYGQAAVAAARMKG; encoded by the coding sequence ATGACGAACCGTCGACCGCCCTCCCGGGAGGTCTCCCGCGAGGAGCGGGCGGTACGGCTGGTGGAGGTCTTCGGCACCGTGCAGGGCGTCGGCTACCGCCCGTTCGTCCACAGGCTGGCCACCGAGCTCGGACTGGACGGCTGGGTGCGCAACGAGGACGGCCACCTGGTCGGCCTGGTGGCCGGTCCGCCGGAGGCCGTGCGGCGGTTCGCGGACGGGCTGCGCAGCCAGGCGCCGCCGCTGGCCCGGGTGGACCGGGTGCACTGCACCGAACCCGCCCGCGCGGGCTCCCGCTCCGGCGGCCGGTTCCCGATGCCCTCGACGGCCGGAGCGGGTTTCAGCGTGCTGCCCAGCGTCCCGCGCGCCGCACGCCCGCAGCCCGGCGGCGCCCCGGCGCTGCGGGAGATCCCGCCGGACACCGCGACCTGCCCGGACTGCCTCCGCGAACTCCTCGACCCGGCCGACCGGCGGTACCGCTACCCCTTCGTCAACTGCACCGCCTGCGGCCCCCGCGCCACCATCATCGACGACCTGCCCTACGACCGGGCGCGCACCGCCATGCACGGCTTCCCGCTCTGCGACGCCTGCGCCGCCGAGTACGCCGACCCGGCCGACCGCCGCTTCCACGCCGAGCCCGTCGCCTGCCCGGCCTGCGGCCCCCGCCTGGAGTGGCGGGCCGAGGGCGGCCCCTTCGCGCCCGCCGGACGGGCGTACCGGGAGGCCGCGCTGGCCGCCGCCGAGGACGCGATCGCGGCCGGGGCGATCGTCGCCCTCAAGGGCCTCGGCGGCTACCAGTTGGTCTGCGACGCCGGCCGGCCCGCGGCGGTGCGCCGGCTGCGGGCGCTCAAGCACCGGCCGGCCAAGCCGTTCGCGGTGATGGTCCGCGATCTGGACGCGGCGTCCGCGCTCTCCGCCCTTCTCCCCCCGGAGGCGCGGACGCTGCTCGCCTCACCGGCGCGGCCGATCGTCCTGGTGCCCCGCCGGCCGGGCACCGCGCTGGCGGCGGGCGTCCACCCGGGGGTCTCCCGGGTCGGGCTGTTCCTCCCGGCCACCCCGCTGCACCACCTCCTCCTCCGCGACCTCGCCCGGCCGCTCGTGGTGACCAGCGGCAACCGCGCCGACGAGCCGATCGCGATCGACGACCAGGACGCCCTGGAGCGGCTCTCCGGAATCGCCGACGGCTTCCTCGGCCACGACCGGCCGATCCGCGCCCGCTACGACGACTCGGTGGTCCAGCTGGCCGCCGGAGCGCCCGCGGTGCTCCGCCGGGCCCGCGGCTACGCCCCCGCCCCGCTGCCGCTCCCGGTGCCCGCGGCCGAACCGGTGCTGGCGATGGGCGCGCAGCTCAAGCACACCTTCGCGGTGGCCCACGGACCGGCCGCGGTGCTCTCCCCCCATCTGGGCGACCTCGCCGACGAGGACACCCGGGAGGCGTTCCGGCTGACCCGGCGTCGACTCGGCGCCCTCCTCGGCTGCCCGCCGCCGCGGATCGCCGCCCACGACCTCCACCCCGGCTACACCTCCACCTCGATCGCCGTCGCCGGCCGGCCGGCCTCGGCCCGCGTCCCCGTGCAGCACCACCACGCCCACCTCGCCGCCTGCGCCGCCGAGCACGGCCTGACCGGCCGCTTCATCGGCGTGGCCTACGACGGCCTGGGCTACGGGGACGACGGGACGCTCTGGGGCGGGGAGATCCTCCTCGCCGACCTGGGCGGGTACCGGCGCCTCGGCCGGTTCGCCCGGGCGCCGCTGCCCGGCGGCGAGTCCGCGGTCCGGCGTCCGGGCCGGACCGCGCTGGGCCACCTCCTCGGCCTGGAACCGCTCGGCGGTCCGGCCCTGCTGCCGGAGGCACTCGCCGAGGCCGGCGCCCGGCTGCTGGACGGCGGGTCCGGACCGGCCCTGATGCGGATGATCCGGCGGGGCGTCAACTGCCCCCAGGCCTCCAGCGCGGGCCGGCTCTTCGACACGGCCGCCGCCCTCCTCGGACTGGCCGGGGAGACCGTCGGCTACGAGGGCGAGGCGGCGATCGCCGTCGAGGAGGCCGCCCGCTCCCAGCCGGCCTCCGTCGCCGCGCTGCCCTGGCGGCTCAGCCGCACCGGCCTGGCGCCGGACGGCAGACCGGACGGCCTGTGGGTGTACGACCCGGCCCCGACGCTGGCCGCCCTGCTGGACGGGGTCGCCACCGGGCGCCCGGCCGGGCCGCTGGCCGCGGCCTTCCACTCCGCGCTCGTCGAGGCCACCTGCGCCCTGGTCGGCGAGGCCGTGCGGGAGACCGGACTGGACACCGTCTGCCTCTCCGGCGGCTGCTTCGCCAACGGCCGCCTCCTCCAGGGCGTCTCGGACTCGCTCGCCCGGGAGGGCCTGCGCGTTCTGAGCCCCCGTCAGGTCCCCTGCGGGGACGGCGGAATCAGCTACGGCCAGGCGGCGGTGGCCGCGGCCAGGATGAAGGGATGA
- a CDS encoding HypC/HybG/HupF family hydrogenase formation chaperone: MTAMCLGVPGLITEIHQEAGLPVGTVDFGGLRRSACLSCTPEAAVGDYVIVHVGFAITMVDEAEARRTLEVLRAIDATDGSLRTELGEAAEPPAEPPAEPPREPRDLADAGGDAA, translated from the coding sequence ATGACCGCCATGTGCCTGGGTGTACCGGGCTTGATCACCGAGATCCACCAGGAGGCCGGACTGCCGGTCGGCACCGTCGACTTCGGCGGCCTGCGCCGTTCGGCCTGCCTCTCCTGCACCCCGGAGGCGGCGGTCGGCGACTACGTCATCGTCCACGTCGGCTTCGCGATCACCATGGTCGACGAGGCCGAGGCCAGGCGGACGCTGGAGGTGCTGCGGGCCATCGACGCCACGGACGGCTCGCTGCGGACCGAGCTGGGCGAGGCGGCCGAACCGCCGGCCGAACCGCCGGCCGAACCGCCGCGCGAACCGCGGGACCTCGCGGACGCGGGAGGCGACGCGGCGTGA
- the hypD gene encoding hydrogenase formation protein HypD, with translation MKYLDEYRDPRLARRLLAELTATATRPWRIMEVCGGQTHTLVRQGIDDLLPAGIRMIHGPGCPVCVTPLEVLDRAHAIAARPGTVLTSFGDMLRVPGSHTDLLALRARGADVRPVYSPMDAVRIAAAEPDRQVVFLAVGFETTAPANALAVQLAGRLGLENFSVLVSHVLVPPAMTALLQDPDCEVQGFLAAGHVCAVMGWRAYEPIAARYRVPITVTGFEPLDLLEGILMTVRQLEEGRAEVENQYTRAVRRDGNTAAQRAVAEVFRVADRPWRGLGPIPASGLVLAPAYARFDAAERFQATETATREDPECIAGQILTGARVPTDCPAYGTRCTPRSPLGAPMVSGEGTCAAYHAAGKERTSR, from the coding sequence GTGAAGTACCTCGACGAGTACCGCGACCCACGGCTCGCCCGCCGCCTGCTGGCCGAGCTGACCGCGACCGCCACCCGCCCCTGGCGGATCATGGAGGTCTGCGGCGGCCAGACCCACACCCTGGTCCGCCAGGGCATCGACGACCTCCTGCCGGCCGGGATCCGGATGATCCACGGCCCGGGCTGCCCGGTCTGCGTCACCCCGCTCGAGGTGCTGGACCGCGCCCACGCCATCGCGGCCCGCCCCGGCACCGTCCTCACCAGCTTCGGCGACATGCTGCGGGTGCCCGGCTCGCACACCGACCTCCTCGCCCTGCGGGCCCGGGGCGCCGACGTCCGCCCCGTCTACTCCCCGATGGACGCGGTGCGGATCGCCGCCGCCGAGCCGGACCGCCAGGTGGTCTTCCTCGCCGTCGGCTTCGAGACCACCGCCCCGGCCAACGCGCTGGCCGTCCAGCTCGCCGGCCGGCTGGGCCTGGAGAACTTCTCGGTGCTGGTCAGCCATGTGCTGGTGCCGCCCGCGATGACCGCGCTGCTCCAGGACCCGGACTGCGAGGTGCAGGGCTTCCTGGCCGCCGGGCACGTCTGCGCGGTGATGGGCTGGCGGGCCTACGAGCCGATCGCCGCCCGCTACCGGGTGCCGATCACGGTCACCGGCTTCGAACCGCTGGACCTGCTGGAGGGCATCCTGATGACGGTCCGTCAGCTGGAGGAGGGCCGCGCCGAGGTGGAGAACCAGTACACCCGGGCGGTCCGCAGGGACGGCAACACCGCGGCCCAGCGGGCGGTGGCCGAGGTCTTCCGGGTCGCCGACCGGCCCTGGCGCGGTCTCGGCCCGATCCCGGCCTCCGGGCTCGTCCTGGCCCCGGCGTACGCCCGGTTCGACGCCGCCGAGCGGTTCCAGGCGACCGAGACCGCGACCCGGGAGGACCCGGAGTGCATCGCCGGGCAGATCCTCACCGGCGCCCGCGTCCCCACCGACTGCCCCGCCTACGGCACCCGCTGCACCCCGCGCAGCCCGCTGGGGGCGCCGATGGTCTCCGGAGAGGGCACCTGCGCCGCCTACCACGCCGCCGGCAAGGAGAGGACCTCGCGATGA
- the hypE gene encoding hydrogenase expression/formation protein HypE, which translates to MTDGDTPGLLASGALTPGALAPGAGLACPAPADARRGLGEDAVVLLGHGAGGRLSEELLRGVLLPAMADGGEPATAAPILEDAAVLPGGPAELVFSTDAFVVDPLFFPGGDIGSLAVHGTVNDVAMMGAEPFALALALIVEEGLPIPVLDRVARSVGRAARAAGVRVVTGDTKVVGRGSADGLYLTTTGLGRRLPGIRPSAAAARPGDEVLISGPIGLHGTTVLSTREGLGFEADIASDSRPLHTLVKALAEAVPDAVRTLRDPTRGGVAASLNEIARDSSAAAGRPVGIELDESALPVPAPVAAACEILGLDVLHVANEGCLLAFVRPDRAADALAALRSAPGGAGAGAARIGRVTDAGRVVLHTLLGSRRTVEMPTGEQLPRIC; encoded by the coding sequence ATGACCGACGGAGACACCCCGGGCCTGCTCGCCTCCGGCGCGCTCACCCCCGGCGCGCTCGCCCCCGGCGCGGGCCTCGCCTGCCCCGCGCCCGCCGACGCCCGCCGGGGCCTCGGCGAGGACGCCGTGGTGCTCCTCGGGCACGGCGCCGGCGGGCGGCTCAGCGAGGAGCTGCTGCGGGGCGTCCTGCTGCCCGCGATGGCGGACGGCGGCGAGCCGGCGACCGCCGCCCCGATCCTGGAGGACGCCGCCGTGCTGCCCGGCGGGCCCGCCGAACTGGTCTTCAGCACCGACGCGTTCGTCGTCGACCCGCTCTTCTTCCCCGGCGGCGACATCGGTTCGCTCGCCGTCCACGGCACCGTCAACGACGTGGCGATGATGGGCGCCGAGCCGTTCGCGCTGGCGCTGGCACTGATCGTGGAGGAGGGGCTGCCGATCCCGGTGCTCGACCGGGTGGCCCGCTCCGTGGGCCGCGCGGCCCGGGCCGCCGGGGTGCGGGTGGTCACCGGGGACACCAAGGTGGTCGGCCGCGGCTCCGCGGACGGCCTCTACCTCACCACCACCGGCCTGGGCCGACGGCTGCCCGGGATCCGGCCCTCGGCGGCCGCCGCCCGACCCGGGGACGAGGTGCTGATCTCCGGACCGATCGGGCTGCACGGCACCACCGTCCTCAGCACCCGCGAGGGCCTCGGCTTCGAGGCCGACATCGCCTCCGACAGCCGCCCCCTCCACACCCTGGTCAAGGCCCTCGCGGAGGCCGTCCCAGACGCCGTCCGCACCCTCCGCGACCCCACCCGCGGGGGAGTAGCGGCCTCGCTCAACGAGATCGCCCGGGACTCGAGCGCCGCCGCCGGGCGGCCGGTCGGCATCGAACTCGACGAGTCCGCCCTGCCGGTGCCCGCCCCGGTCGCCGCCGCCTGCGAGATCCTCGGCCTGGACGTGCTCCACGTCGCCAACGAGGGCTGCCTGCTGGCCTTCGTCCGCCCGGACAGGGCGGCGGACGCCCTCGCCGCGCTCCGCTCCGCGCCCGGCGGCGCGGGTGCCGGCGCGGCCAGGATCGGCCGGGTCACCGACGCCGGGCGGGTGGTGCTGCACACCCTCCTCGGCTCCCGCCGCACGGTCGAGATGCCGACCGGCGAGCAGCTTCCCCGCATCTGCTGA
- a CDS encoding putative PEP-binding protein, whose protein sequence is MSHSTPYQVRTAVPGPRAAGQGTSADAFRKAAGLVDAKTIGLDDALRRVTGAQLGELLLPRFGPPEPGRGRRPLLTRGVPAAPGAATGTAVFDPVAAVDQAAAGERVVLIRARTTAADLPGILVADAVVITGADRLAGSAAALARGLGTPCVAGAADLRIDPAARRALLPDGRVLVEGDQVSVDGGTGELRLGAEPLAPSPVAHYLATGETHPADVPLVSAVSQLLTHADRVRRLGVRADADTAAEARQARLLGADGVGLCRTERAFRGPARTLVEEAVLAGSDEARRRALAELLPVQRAQLAGVLGEMDRRPVAVRLFDAPLGRFLPDRTALAVHLATLAAAGSPQDPHEVAQLAAADRVHEHNPMLGLRGARLALTWPELLEVQVRALAGAVAECRAAGGEPRPELLVPLVASSVETELIRDRVRRILDATAGESGGTVDLRIGAVLELPRATVTADRIAGTADFFAFGTDDLTQTVWGLSREDAEAGILPEYLERGILAASPFESLDGAGVGHLISRALRAARRVDPGLRAGVYGSHGSDAASIRFFHTTGVDHVSCRPQRVPVARLEAGRAALGHLD, encoded by the coding sequence ATGTCCCACAGCACCCCGTACCAGGTACGCACCGCCGTTCCGGGACCCCGCGCCGCCGGTCAGGGGACGAGCGCGGACGCCTTCCGCAAGGCGGCCGGGCTCGTCGACGCCAAGACCATCGGCCTGGACGACGCCCTCCGCCGGGTCACCGGCGCCCAGCTGGGCGAGCTGCTGCTGCCCCGCTTCGGTCCGCCGGAGCCCGGGCGGGGGCGGCGGCCGCTGCTCACCCGGGGCGTCCCGGCCGCGCCCGGGGCGGCCACCGGCACCGCGGTCTTCGACCCGGTCGCCGCCGTCGACCAGGCCGCCGCCGGCGAGCGGGTGGTGCTGATCCGGGCCCGGACCACCGCGGCCGACCTGCCGGGCATCCTGGTCGCCGACGCCGTGGTCATCACCGGCGCCGACCGCCTGGCCGGCTCCGCCGCCGCCCTCGCCCGCGGCCTGGGCACCCCCTGCGTGGCCGGCGCCGCCGACCTGAGGATCGACCCGGCCGCCCGCCGGGCGCTGCTGCCGGACGGCCGGGTACTGGTGGAGGGCGACCAGGTGTCCGTGGACGGCGGAACGGGGGAGCTGCGGCTCGGCGCCGAACCGCTGGCGCCCTCCCCGGTCGCCCACTACCTGGCCACCGGCGAGACCCACCCGGCCGACGTCCCGCTGGTCTCCGCGGTCAGCCAGCTGCTCACCCACGCGGACCGGGTGCGCCGGCTCGGCGTCCGCGCCGACGCCGACACCGCCGCCGAGGCCCGCCAGGCCCGGCTGCTCGGCGCCGACGGGGTCGGGCTCTGCCGTACCGAGCGGGCCTTCCGCGGCCCGGCCCGCACCCTGGTCGAGGAGGCCGTGCTGGCCGGCTCCGACGAGGCCCGCCGGCGCGCCCTGGCCGAGCTCCTCCCCGTGCAGCGGGCCCAACTCGCCGGTGTGCTCGGCGAGATGGACCGCAGACCTGTGGCCGTCCGGCTGTTCGACGCGCCCCTCGGCCGGTTCCTGCCGGACCGCACCGCCCTCGCCGTCCACCTGGCCACCCTGGCCGCCGCCGGGAGCCCGCAGGACCCGCACGAGGTCGCCCAGCTCGCCGCCGCCGATCGGGTGCACGAGCACAACCCGATGCTCGGGCTGCGCGGCGCCCGTCTCGCGCTGACCTGGCCGGAGCTGCTGGAGGTCCAGGTGCGGGCGCTGGCCGGGGCGGTCGCCGAGTGCCGGGCCGCGGGCGGCGAGCCCAGGCCGGAGCTGCTGGTGCCGCTGGTCGCCTCGTCGGTGGAGACGGAGCTGATCCGGGACCGGGTGCGGCGGATCCTGGACGCCACCGCGGGGGAGTCGGGCGGCACCGTCGACCTGCGGATCGGCGCGGTGCTGGAACTGCCGCGGGCCACCGTCACCGCCGACCGGATCGCCGGCACCGCGGACTTCTTCGCCTTCGGCACCGACGACCTCACCCAGACCGTCTGGGGCCTGTCCCGGGAGGACGCCGAGGCCGGGATCCTGCCGGAGTACCTGGAGCGCGGCATCCTCGCCGCCTCCCCGTTCGAGTCGCTGGACGGGGCCGGGGTCGGCCACCTGATCAGCCGCGCGCTGCGGGCCGCCCGCCGGGTCGACCCGGGGCTGCGGGCCGGGGTCTACGGCAGCCACGGCTCGGACGCCGCCTCGATCCGGTTCTTCCACACCACCGGTGTCGACCACGTCTCCTGCCGCCCGCAGCGGGTGCCGGTGGCCCGTCTCGAGGCCGGCCGGGCGGCGCTGGGCCACCTCGACTGA
- a CDS encoding CBS domain-containing protein, producing the protein MAVPVPGDPVRKEQPAADRPRPEKVERVESGVILPESDTAPRRPAGPHHTTVGEVMKQPVVAVDPRVDYATAVAAAHRHHHDVLPVIDEQQHVMGVVCASDLLAKLAVQALPPRSRVFESRDVRGIRRRARAVETGELMTRPAITVGVSTTVADAALVAVRHRVHHLPVVDEKRRLTGMVCLCDLLDVERRSDEEIAAEVREVALAPDSGLISATLDVRCEHGRVILDGRTVRRSQAERLRQRALTVEGVVDVRDQLRWELDDIGTGPADTKVAW; encoded by the coding sequence ATGGCCGTACCCGTCCCCGGCGACCCCGTGCGGAAAGAGCAGCCAGCCGCGGACCGGCCGCGCCCGGAGAAGGTGGAGAGGGTCGAGTCGGGCGTCATCCTGCCCGAGTCCGACACCGCCCCGCGCAGGCCGGCGGGCCCGCACCACACCACGGTCGGCGAGGTGATGAAGCAGCCGGTGGTGGCCGTCGACCCGAGGGTGGACTACGCCACCGCGGTCGCCGCCGCCCACCGGCACCACCACGACGTGCTGCCGGTGATCGACGAGCAGCAGCACGTGATGGGCGTGGTCTGCGCCTCCGACCTGCTGGCCAAGCTGGCCGTGCAGGCGCTGCCGCCGCGCTCGCGGGTCTTCGAGTCGCGCGATGTGCGCGGCATCCGCCGGCGCGCCCGGGCGGTGGAGACCGGGGAGTTGATGACTCGTCCGGCGATCACCGTCGGCGTCTCCACCACGGTCGCCGACGCCGCCCTGGTCGCGGTCCGGCACCGGGTGCACCACCTGCCGGTGGTCGACGAGAAGCGCCGGCTGACCGGCATGGTCTGCCTCTGCGACCTGCTGGACGTGGAGCGCCGGAGCGACGAGGAGATCGCGGCGGAGGTCCGCGAGGTGGCGCTGGCCCCGGACAGTGGGCTGATCTCGGCCACCCTCGACGTCCGCTGCGAGCACGGCCGGGTGATCCTGGACGGGCGCACCGTCCGGCGCAGCCAGGCCGAGCGGCTGCGGCAGCGGGCGCTGACGGTCGAGGGCGTGGTCGACGTCCGCGACCAGCTGCGCTGGGAGCTGGACGACATCGGCACCGGCCCGGCCGACACCAAGGTCGCGTGGTGA
- a CDS encoding DUF302 domain-containing protein: protein MEYAIAARIDQPFEEAVPRVRAALADQGFGVLTEIDVQATLRAKLDVGTEPYLILGACNPPLAHRALEADRRIGLLLPCNVVVRADPESSSATVVEALDPQAMVAVSGRAELKPVADEAERRLRAALSAL, encoded by the coding sequence ATGGAGTACGCCATCGCCGCCCGTATCGACCAGCCCTTCGAGGAGGCCGTGCCGCGCGTCCGGGCCGCCCTGGCCGACCAGGGCTTCGGCGTCCTCACCGAGATCGACGTGCAGGCCACCCTGCGCGCCAAGCTGGACGTCGGCACCGAGCCCTATCTGATCCTGGGCGCCTGCAACCCGCCGCTCGCCCACCGGGCGCTGGAGGCCGACCGGCGGATCGGCCTGCTGCTGCCCTGCAACGTCGTGGTCCGCGCCGACCCGGAGTCCTCCTCGGCCACCGTCGTCGAGGCCCTGGACCCGCAGGCGATGGTCGCCGTCAGCGGGCGGGCGGAGCTGAAGCCGGTGGCCGACGAGGCGGAACGGCGGTTGCGCGCGGCGCTGTCCGCGCTGTGA